In Allocoprobacillus halotolerans, a genomic segment contains:
- a CDS encoding magnesium transporter CorA family protein has translation MIYQVDHQKTKVNIENIQEHHRYIAMMDLEQLKSCYEQLGIEKTSIERLEDPSLFHQNMIIPAYHYYFGLVHLINARDIFVKKDVLALFIFKNLFLVVVIDDEDHHIDEVFQSSTDYVLQRDASITRLVYYFLSDLLAADYQYIEELQNEIEELELHEEDAINFTNQLRQLNKELLLLQNYYENLMTIGEDLEMNHHHIFEDDDSRYFEIFTRRIERLSKNVEMLREILNQAHSAHQSREDYKLNKTMQFFTVVTTIFMPLTLIAGWYGMNFENMPELKSVYGYPAVIVLSGIIVVGLMILFKKKKFL, from the coding sequence ATGATTTATCAAGTTGATCATCAAAAAACAAAAGTTAATATAGAGAATATACAAGAACATCATCGTTATATTGCGATGATGGATTTAGAACAGTTAAAATCATGTTATGAACAATTGGGTATTGAAAAGACATCGATTGAACGTTTGGAAGATCCATCTTTATTTCATCAAAATATGATTATTCCTGCTTATCACTATTATTTTGGTTTGGTGCATTTGATTAATGCACGAGATATTTTTGTCAAAAAAGATGTGTTGGCTTTATTTATTTTTAAAAATTTATTTTTGGTTGTTGTAATTGATGATGAAGATCATCATATTGATGAAGTTTTTCAATCATCTACGGATTATGTACTTCAAAGAGATGCTTCTATTACACGTCTTGTTTATTATTTTTTAAGTGATTTATTAGCGGCTGATTATCAATATATTGAAGAATTGCAAAATGAAATTGAAGAATTAGAGTTGCATGAAGAAGATGCTATAAATTTTACCAATCAACTTAGACAACTCAATAAAGAATTATTGCTTTTACAAAACTATTATGAAAACTTAATGACAATTGGCGAAGATTTGGAAATGAATCACCATCATATTTTTGAAGACGATGATTCTCGTTATTTTGAAATCTTTACGCGTCGTATAGAGCGTTTGTCTAAAAATGTAGAAATGCTGCGAGAAATTTTGAATCAGGCACATAGTGCTCATCAGTCAAGAGAAGATTATAAACTCAACAAAACGATGCAGTTTTTTACTGTTGTGACAACAATTTTTATGCCTTTGACTCTAATTGCTGGGTGGTATGGCATGAATTTTGAAAATATGCCTGAGTTAAAAAGTGTTTATGGCTATCCTGCAGTGATTGTTTTGAGTGGAATCATTGTTGTAGGGTTAATGATTTTATTTAAGAAAAAGAAATTTTTATAA
- the cas1 gene encoding type II CRISPR-associated endonuclease Cas1 — MSHRIIYIENCEYLRLYLDNLKVEYKDNDLFLPISDIQILVIDNYRSNLSVPLINKLMENNVCTIICGIDHLPTCYILPMNGHFSQSGNINKQIQWSEDNKKRVHQKIVKAKIFNQIEILKKNNKSFEVIEKLYQFLSEVELGDTTNREGLSAKMYFREMYGDDFIRFNEDVVNAGLNYGYSIFRSLISSIIVAKGYLPNLGIFHKGKQNMFNLSDDVIEVFRPIVDDYVFNHMLDDILFKQQHREDLIQLTTKKVKIDNRKQTIPNAIYIYIESILKELEDNENSFIFPLPICYDL, encoded by the coding sequence ATGAGTCATAGAATCATATATATTGAAAACTGTGAATATCTGAGATTATATTTAGATAATCTAAAAGTAGAATATAAAGATAATGATTTATTTTTACCAATCTCAGATATTCAAATCTTAGTAATAGATAATTATAGATCAAATTTAAGTGTCCCATTAATTAATAAATTAATGGAAAATAATGTTTGTACGATTATATGTGGTATTGATCATTTACCAACTTGTTATATATTGCCAATGAATGGACATTTTTCTCAAAGTGGTAATATAAATAAACAAATACAATGGAGTGAAGATAATAAAAAAAGAGTTCATCAAAAAATTGTAAAAGCAAAAATATTTAATCAGATAGAAATATTAAAAAAGAATAATAAGAGTTTTGAAGTTATTGAAAAACTCTATCAATTTTTAAGTGAAGTTGAACTGGGTGATACAACAAATAGAGAAGGATTATCTGCAAAAATGTATTTTAGAGAAATGTATGGAGATGATTTTATACGTTTTAATGAAGATGTTGTAAATGCTGGGTTGAATTATGGATATAGCATTTTTAGGTCATTGATTTCCTCAATTATTGTGGCTAAAGGATATTTACCTAATTTAGGTATATTTCATAAAGGAAAACAAAATATGTTTAATTTAAGTGATGATGTTATTGAAGTTTTTAGACCTATCGTTGATGATTATGTTTTTAATCATATGTTGGATGATATATTATTTAAACAACAACATCGTGAGGATTTAATCCAATTGACTACAAAAAAAGTAAAGATAGATAATAGGAAACAGACGATACCTAATGCAATATATATTTATATTGAAAGTATTTTAAAAGAATTAGAAGATAATGAAAATTCTTTTATATTTCCTTTACCAATCTGTTATGATTTATGA
- a CDS encoding biotin--[acetyl-CoA-carboxylase] ligase gives MINDFKIAGILCEASLEMNTAKIDHMIVGIGINVHSYTMPEELKNIAECIEDFCSVVIPREQLLIDFFNIFYQDYCQLSSSSWLNFYRQHSYVLHQDITVYENNQSYQAYVLDINDDASLKIQTEHGIKTLNSGEVSIRKKTS, from the coding sequence ATGATTAACGATTTCAAAATTGCTGGTATTTTATGTGAAGCCAGTTTAGAAATGAACACTGCCAAAATTGATCATATGATCGTTGGGATTGGTATCAACGTTCATTCTTATACAATGCCTGAGGAATTAAAAAATATTGCTGAGTGTATTGAAGATTTCTGTTCAGTTGTGATACCAAGAGAACAATTGCTGATTGATTTTTTCAATATTTTTTATCAGGACTATTGTCAGTTATCATCTTCATCATGGCTTAATTTCTATCGTCAGCATTCTTATGTTTTGCATCAAGACATTACAGTTTATGAAAACAATCAGTCTTATCAAGCTTATGTTTTAGATATTAATGATGATGCATCTTTAAAAATTCAAACAGAACATGGTATCAAAACCTTAAATTCAGGTGAAGTATCAATTCGTAAAAAAACATCATAA
- a CDS encoding DUF554 family protein, whose amino-acid sequence MVGNILIFCVGINLIWPRTIKVSNLLLALIVTIILALLL is encoded by the coding sequence ATGGTTGGAAATATATTGATATTTTGTGTAGGTATCAATCTGATATGGCCACGTACCATCAAAGTATCTAATCTTTTACTAGCGTTAATTGTTACGATTATTTTGGCTTTGTTATTATAA
- a CDS encoding DMP19 family protein has translation MPTIEDALDDLTLQASEIIARSDHRQIVMDLYNVISQKCENGDLINELNGIERVFYLCQTFALSMCDGGIESYYSETSGNFANETVEALLEMKANRTALILDRANGIFHEGVVPEDQQLRIEELKSLDYREISWLFDLLDHEFQELKEDLETLSLHYVLCHKEAFM, from the coding sequence ATGCCAACAATAGAAGATGCTTTAGATGATTTGACATTGCAGGCTAGTGAAATTATTGCACGCAGTGATCATCGTCAAATTGTTATGGATTTATATAATGTTATTAGTCAAAAATGTGAAAACGGTGATTTAATTAACGAGTTAAATGGGATTGAGAGAGTTTTTTATCTTTGTCAGACTTTTGCATTAAGTATGTGTGATGGAGGTATAGAATCGTATTATAGTGAAACTTCAGGCAATTTTGCTAATGAAACAGTTGAAGCTTTGTTGGAAATGAAAGCCAATCGTACAGCCTTGATTTTAGATCGAGCTAATGGTATTTTTCATGAAGGTGTCGTGCCAGAAGATCAGCAATTAAGGATAGAAGAATTAAAAAGTTTGGACTATCGTGAAATTTCATGGTTATTTGACCTTTTGGATCATGAATTTCAAGAATTGAAAGAAGACTTGGAAACTTTAAGTCTTCATTATGTTCTTTGTCATAAAGAAGCTTTTATGTAA
- a CDS encoding PLP-dependent aminotransferase family protein, whose translation MTKYEQLAQLLEQDIIHQKYKRGDKLPSIQTLSKQYHCSKETVIKAYQLLVQQHLIYAKAQSGYYVLGSPILPASSTHHFSLETGNPPIHATSLEDAKHCLSLAIDEYQESSLNLSLQGVQSLRQTLANFFFDMGIYAQESSIYLIQGVTQMLSFLSSITFPNQHTYILIEEPTYSYYVRFLHSLSLPILTIYRDENGIDLEHLQYLFEHYDIKFFYTIPRNHNPLGTTYSSHTRQKIAQLALKYNVYIIEDDYFGHCSSYSHYLPLFYYMEGKNCIYLTSFSKTIPYIRIGVAIVHQDFQDTFDQMTHQSYYYSYQLPSLISQATLESYIKSSLYHKQTQQLQNYLKKIIALLKKSPKAGIQSF comes from the coding sequence ATGACTAAATACGAACAATTAGCACAATTATTAGAACAAGATATTATCCATCAAAAATATAAACGTGGTGATAAATTGCCTTCCATTCAAACTTTATCCAAACAATATCATTGCAGTAAAGAAACAGTTATCAAAGCTTATCAATTATTAGTTCAACAACATTTAATTTATGCCAAAGCGCAAAGTGGATATTATGTTTTAGGTAGTCCTATTCTTCCAGCTTCCTCAACCCATCATTTCTCATTAGAAACGGGAAATCCACCCATTCACGCCACTTCACTTGAAGATGCTAAACATTGCCTTTCTCTAGCTATTGATGAATATCAGGAATCTTCTTTGAACTTATCTTTACAAGGTGTCCAATCTTTACGTCAAACTTTAGCTAATTTCTTCTTTGATATGGGTATTTATGCACAAGAAAGTTCAATCTATTTAATACAAGGTGTAACACAAATGCTATCTTTTTTATCTTCTATAACCTTCCCTAATCAGCATACTTATATTTTAATAGAAGAACCCACTTACAGTTATTATGTTCGCTTTCTCCACTCTTTATCCCTTCCCATTTTAACCATTTATCGTGATGAAAATGGTATTGACCTCGAACACCTCCAATATCTTTTTGAACATTATGACATTAAATTCTTTTATACAATTCCTCGTAACCATAATCCACTTGGTACAACTTATTCTTCTCACACGCGTCAAAAAATTGCCCAGTTAGCGTTAAAATACAATGTCTATATTATTGAAGATGATTATTTTGGTCATTGTTCTAGTTATTCGCATTATCTTCCTTTGTTTTATTATATGGAAGGTAAAAACTGTATTTACTTAACAAGTTTTTCAAAAACCATTCCTTATATTCGTATTGGTGTTGCGATTGTCCATCAGGATTTTCAAGATACTTTTGATCAAATGACTCATCAATCTTATTATTATTCTTATCAGCTACCTTCTTTAATTTCACAAGCCACTTTAGAATCTTATATTAAAAGTTCACTTTATCATAAACAGACACAACAATTACAAAACTATCTCAAAAAAATTATCGCATTATTAAAAAAATCACCCAAAGCTGGAATCCAAAGCTTTTAA
- a CDS encoding DUF554 family protein produces MNGLGTIVNGIAIIIEGIIELFCKNLFQERYQEIIMKATGILVVF; encoded by the coding sequence ATGAATGGATTAGGAACAATTGTCAATGGAATAGCAATTATCATAGAAGGTATTATTGAACTTTTTTGTAAAAATTTATTTCAAGAACGTTATCAAGAAATCATTATGAAAGCCACAGGGATTCTAGTTGTTTTTTAG
- a CDS encoding acyl carrier protein — MDYFDKIKERLSSKLKGHELTKESSFKDLGIDSLDLVDLVFELEEEIGVEFQDDELLKIKTVQDLLDLIDAKK; from the coding sequence ATGGATTATTTTGATAAAATAAAAGAGAGATTATCATCTAAATTAAAAGGTCATGAATTAACAAAAGAATCATCTTTTAAGGATTTAGGTATTGATTCTTTAGATTTGGTTGATTTGGTTTTTGAACTTGAAGAAGAAATTGGTGTAGAATTTCAAGATGATGAATTATTAAAAATTAAAACAGTTCAAGATTTATTGGATTTAATTGATGCAAAAAAATAG
- the cas2 gene encoding CRISPR-associated endonuclease Cas2, whose amino-acid sequence MRLILFFDLPMTTKEEVKIYTCFRKYLIKNGYMMMQFSVYCKIFPNREATVKHVDILRKNVPKQGQIRLLMVTEKQYSKIEIIVGGISNQEKIVNAESFIKL is encoded by the coding sequence ATGAGATTGATATTATTTTTTGATTTACCAATGACAACAAAAGAAGAAGTAAAAATATATACATGTTTTAGAAAATATTTAATAAAGAATGGTTATATGATGATGCAATTTTCCGTATATTGCAAGATTTTTCCAAATAGAGAAGCAACTGTTAAACATGTGGATATATTAAGAAAAAATGTACCTAAACAAGGACAAATTAGATTGTTGATGGTTACAGAAAAACAATATTCTAAGATTGAAATTATTGTTGGAGGTATTTCAAATCAAGAAAAAATAGTAAATGCAGAATCCTTTATAAAGCTATGA
- a CDS encoding GTP-binding protein — MGTGKTTFIKQYASYLIQQGYKVGIIENDFGAVNVDMMLLQETFKDQCDLEMIAGGCDQETHQRRFKTKLIAMGMLKYDYLLIEPSGIYDVDEFFDVLHEEPLTNWYEIGNVFTIVDTKMNLDLSPSSRYILASQIAHAGAIILSHYQEASSDEVQQTMCFLQESLQEVQCQRVLQETDFYTNWMHFSSQEFQKLMNVGYIMNEYVKYPISYQEAYTSLYFMNNHLSQNDLSARVSDIFHDASCGHVFRIKGFICENEQWYELNATNQHISLQPISLGQDVLIVIGENLNKDHIQTYLNKKTSL, encoded by the coding sequence TTGGGAACTGGAAAAACAACATTTATCAAACAATATGCATCATATCTGATACAACAAGGATATAAAGTAGGTATTATTGAAAACGATTTTGGTGCAGTTAATGTCGATATGATGTTACTTCAAGAAACGTTCAAAGATCAATGCGATTTAGAAATGATTGCTGGTGGTTGTGATCAAGAAACCCATCAAAGGCGTTTTAAAACAAAATTAATTGCAATGGGAATGTTAAAATATGATTATCTTTTAATTGAACCTTCTGGAATATATGATGTTGACGAATTTTTTGATGTTTTACACGAAGAACCACTTACAAATTGGTATGAAATAGGCAATGTTTTTACGATAGTCGATACCAAAATGAATCTTGATTTATCGCCATCATCACGATATATCCTTGCCTCACAAATTGCGCATGCAGGTGCAATTATCTTAAGTCATTATCAGGAGGCATCGTCAGATGAAGTTCAACAGACCATGTGTTTTCTTCAAGAATCTTTACAAGAAGTCCAATGTCAAAGAGTCTTGCAAGAAACTGATTTTTATACCAATTGGATGCATTTTTCTTCACAAGAGTTTCAAAAATTGATGAATGTTGGTTATATCATGAATGAATATGTTAAATATCCTATTTCATATCAAGAGGCATATACATCATTATATTTTATGAATAATCACCTTTCTCAAAATGATTTATCTGCTCGTGTTTCTGATATTTTTCATGATGCATCTTGTGGTCATGTTTTTCGTATTAAAGGATTTATTTGTGAAAATGAACAATGGTATGAGTTAAATGCAACGAATCAGCATATATCTTTACAACCTATTTCCCTTGGACAGGATGTTTTAATTGTGATTGGTGAAAATTTAAATAAAGATCATATACAAACTTATTTAAACAAAAAAACATCATTATGA
- a CDS encoding helix-turn-helix domain-containing protein: MEKEILKILKQHQNQYVSGQEICEELHVSRMTISTCIKKIKEKGYHIISSTKKGYCLTEDNDVIFIENIKPLIPDFFKILSILMKLIQQMII; this comes from the coding sequence ATGGAAAAAGAAATATTAAAAATTTTAAAACAACATCAAAATCAATATGTTTCAGGTCAGGAAATTTGTGAAGAGCTTCATGTATCACGAATGACAATATCTACTTGTATCAAAAAAATCAAAGAGAAAGGATACCATATTATATCATCTACAAAAAAGGGATATTGTCTAACAGAGGATAATGATGTGATTTTTATTGAAAACATTAAACCTTTGATTCCTGATTTTTTCAAAATATTGAGTATTTTGATGAAATTGATTCAACAAATGATTATTTAA
- the ucpA gene encoding SDR family oxidoreductase UcpA: MGKLDGKVAIITGAAVGLGEGIAEAYVKYGAKICMVDLSEEVNQTAQKLREKYHQDIITYVGNVADKDQMKEAVQKTVNTFGKVNIACCNAGVCRLAPFEEMSDEIRDFHIDVNIKGVWNTCQAVIPYMLKQGKGSIVIASSVTGDIVADAGEAAYAMTKAALVGLTKCLAVEYASRNIRVNCSQLGYARTPMVEKMAVESNPNNPESAIQDIAQGVPMGRLAKPIEVGELFAF; encoded by the coding sequence ATGGGAAAACTAGATGGAAAAGTTGCGATTATTACAGGAGCAGCAGTAGGATTAGGTGAAGGAATCGCTGAAGCTTATGTGAAATATGGAGCGAAAATTTGCATGGTTGATTTGTCAGAAGAAGTGAATCAAACTGCTCAAAAATTAAGAGAAAAATATCATCAAGATATTATTACTTATGTTGGAAATGTGGCTGATAAAGACCAAATGAAAGAAGCTGTTCAAAAAACAGTTAATACTTTTGGTAAAGTCAATATTGCTTGTTGTAATGCAGGTGTTTGTCGTTTAGCACCTTTTGAAGAAATGAGTGATGAAATCAGAGATTTTCATATTGATGTCAATATCAAAGGTGTATGGAATACTTGTCAGGCTGTTATTCCATATATGTTGAAACAGGGAAAAGGAAGTATTGTTATTGCTTCATCTGTGACAGGAGATATTGTTGCTGATGCGGGAGAAGCGGCTTATGCGATGACAAAAGCAGCTTTAGTTGGTTTAACAAAATGTTTAGCTGTTGAATATGCAAGTCGCAATATTCGTGTCAACTGTTCACAGTTAGGATATGCCAGAACACCAATGGTAGAAAAAATGGCAGTTGAATCTAATCCAAATAATCCAGAAAGTGCTATTCAAGATATTGCTCAAGGTGTGCCAATGGGTAGACTTGCAAAACCAATTGAAGTTGGAGAATTATTTGCTTTTTAG
- a CDS encoding RNA 2'-phosphotransferase, with translation MKLKSISKYISKILRHEPEIIGITLDEHGWANVDELIKGIQETHPDFNKDLLEIIVAEDNKQRYSFNGNHTLIRANQGHSILVDVELEKVIPPSVLYHGTGEKFVSSIQQQGLIPKSRLYVHLSKDIETALSVGKRHGKPVVFQIDTQRMVEDHIDFYLSANQVWLTRHVPVQYLQLLDEHNDEK, from the coding sequence ATGAAATTAAAATCTATTAGTAAATATATATCTAAGATATTAAGACATGAACCTGAAATTATCGGTATCACACTAGATGAACATGGGTGGGCAAATGTGGATGAACTCATTAAAGGAATCCAAGAAACACATCCTGATTTTAATAAAGATTTATTAGAAATCATTGTTGCTGAGGATAATAAACAAAGATATTCTTTTAATGGAAATCATACACTGATTCGTGCTAATCAAGGACATTCTATACTCGTAGATGTAGAACTAGAAAAGGTAATACCACCATCTGTTTTATATCATGGAACAGGAGAAAAATTTGTATCTTCTATTCAACAACAAGGTTTGATTCCTAAATCAAGACTTTACGTTCATTTATCTAAAGATATTGAAACGGCTTTGTCTGTTGGTAAAAGACATGGAAAACCAGTTGTTTTTCAAATTGATACACAACGTATGGTAGAAGATCATATTGATTTTTATTTATCAGCCAATCAAGTTTGGCTAACACGTCATGTGCCTGTTCAATATTTACAGCTTTTAGATGAACACAATGATGAGAAATGA
- a CDS encoding transposase produces MSYFTTDLYETKREIVNFSNKLSDSLDKPAAKFVMDMMFGLARSQSVLLSDIARALDENIKLNYTIDRLSNHLAQFDDEAMNQMKSNYNDMVIKHLSEDRIILLDNSEIIKKYGRKFEDLCMVRDASSLKDDIYPGYHVCEATALTQDQHHPISLYSHIYSTESEGFRSMNDETIKSIKYVKSLIPERCTFVCDRGYDANVFYDYFIDENHNADDFIIRLKENRTLLFKGKPKKVGEIAKRRKGKIKMNMYFSKEDSEVYVSHTRVELPSQKGRILNLVIVYGLSEEKPMMLLTNREIRNKRDVHKIVRAYMSRWRIEEKFRFKKNQYGFENIRVRTMKSINVLNTILMMHIGHITLLAEKVDKKLLVIKMIERSKSLKGKRYYWCYQISKGIQEILKYAQKGIKEFQNIREKQEYRQLQLKL; encoded by the coding sequence ATGAGTTATTTTACCACAGATCTATATGAAACGAAAAGAGAAATTGTCAATTTTTCTAATAAATTATCAGACAGTCTTGATAAACCTGCTGCCAAGTTTGTCATGGATATGATGTTTGGTCTTGCAAGAAGTCAAAGTGTTCTACTTAGCGATATTGCCAGAGCTCTTGATGAAAATATCAAGCTCAATTATACAATTGACAGATTATCCAATCATTTGGCTCAATTTGATGATGAAGCAATGAACCAAATGAAATCCAATTATAATGATATGGTTATCAAGCATCTTAGCGAAGACAGGATCATTTTACTTGATAACAGTGAAATCATCAAAAAATATGGAAGAAAATTTGAAGATCTTTGTATGGTCAGGGATGCTTCCTCACTTAAGGATGACATTTATCCTGGATACCATGTATGTGAGGCAACTGCCCTCACACAGGATCAACATCATCCAATATCTTTGTATAGCCATATCTATTCAACTGAAAGTGAAGGATTCAGGTCAATGAACGATGAAACAATAAAGAGCATAAAATATGTCAAATCTCTCATTCCTGAAAGATGTACATTTGTATGTGACAGAGGATATGATGCCAATGTATTTTATGATTACTTCATAGATGAAAATCATAATGCAGATGATTTCATCATCAGACTCAAAGAAAATAGAACATTATTGTTTAAAGGGAAGCCAAAGAAAGTAGGAGAAATCGCCAAAAGAAGAAAAGGCAAGATTAAGATGAACATGTATTTTTCTAAGGAAGATAGTGAAGTCTATGTATCACATACGAGAGTGGAACTGCCATCACAAAAGGGAAGGATATTAAATCTAGTCATTGTGTATGGATTAAGTGAAGAAAAACCGATGATGCTTTTAACGAATAGAGAGATCAGGAATAAAAGAGATGTGCATAAGATAGTGAGGGCATATATGTCAAGGTGGCGAATCGAGGAGAAATTCAGATTCAAAAAGAATCAGTATGGTTTTGAAAATATAAGAGTAAGGACAATGAAATCAATAAATGTATTGAATACGATATTGATGATGCATATAGGGCATATAACACTGTTGGCAGAGAAAGTAGACAAGAAATTACTAGTCATAAAGATGATAGAGAGAAGCAAATCGCTTAAAGGAAAGAGATATTACTGGTGCTATCAGATCAGTAAAGGGATACAGGAAATATTAAAATATGCACAAAAGGGAATCAAGGAGTTTCAAAATATAAGAGAGAAGCAGGAATACAGGCAGCTGCAACTGAAACTATAA